From the Lolium rigidum isolate FL_2022 chromosome 2, APGP_CSIRO_Lrig_0.1, whole genome shotgun sequence genome, one window contains:
- the LOC124688179 gene encoding uncharacterized protein LOC124688179: MLGTTMEASPMSYKKATAALDEAARARLRGPFFGSITPPAGSEDVDDDGLVELVDEFYNGYGEDAVPKQAVAPRAAAWIDTLRAALADATADAAAARVRAEAERAVVDARMAVAGGEGVRKRVAERLRARGFDAGICRSSWERSSSSPAGSHEYVDVVLSAGFSTSRYIVEVNVAAEFETARPSAEYQELLLALPPVLVATPEAFKEVAAVMCAAAAESIRGAGMHVPPWRRARYVQAKWSGKYKRVAGLVAGPTGPPREGPSSTTSSDARRRRTLPSGGPMNCGMEMGREGLVGARPLMFRGL; this comes from the exons ATGCTTGGTACGACGATGGAGGCGTCACCGATGTCGTACAAGAAGGCCACGGCGGCCCTGGACGAGGCGGCGAGGGCGCGGCTGCGGGGCCCGTTCTTCGGCAGCATCACGCCGCCCGCCGGGAGCGAGGACGTCGACGACGATGGATTGGTTGAGTTGGTCGACGAGTTCTACAACGGATATGGCGAGGACGCCGTCCCCAAGCAGGCCGTAGCGCCGAGGGCAGCCGCCTGGATAGACACGCTTCGAGCGGCGCTGGCAGATGCGACCGCCGATGCGGCGGCGGCACGGGTCCGCGCCGAGGCCGAGCGCGCCGTCGTGGATGCACGGATGGCCGTGGCCGGCGGCGAAGGCGTCAGGAAGCGCGTCGCGGAACGGCTCCGCGCGAGAGGGTTCGATGCCG GTATCTGCCGATCGTCGTGGGAAAGAAGCAGCAGCTCCCCGGCGGGCAGCCACGAGTACGTGGACGTGGTATTGTCAGCGGGCTTTTCGACGTCTCGCTACATCGTAGAGGTCAACGTCGCCGCCGAGTTCGAAACGGCGAGGCCTAGCGCCGAGTACCAGGAGCTCCTCCTCGCCCTCCCGCCGGTGCTCGTGGCGACGCCGGAAGCTTTCAAGGAGGTTGCCGCGGTAAtgtgcgcggcggcggcagagtcGATACGAGGCGCCGGCATGCACGTGCCGCCGTGGAGGCGGGCGCGGTACGTCCAGGCCAAGTGGTCCGGCAAATACAAGAGAGTGGCGGGCCTCGTGGCCGGGCCGACGGGGCCTCCACGGGAAGGGCCGAGCAGCACTACATCGTCCGATGCTCGCCGGCGGCGCACCCTGCCGTCCGGCGGCCCGATGAATTGCGGAATGGAGATGGGGCGGGAAGGATTGGTCGGCGCGAGGCCGTTGATGTTCAGAGGATTGTGA